From Camelus bactrianus isolate YW-2024 breed Bactrian camel chromosome 16, ASM4877302v1, whole genome shotgun sequence, the proteins below share one genomic window:
- the VPS25 gene encoding vacuolar protein-sorting-associated protein 25: MAMSFEWPWQYRFPPFFTLQPNVDTRQKQLAAWCSLVLSFCRLHKQSSMTVMEAQESPLFNNVKLQRKLPVESIQVVLEELRKKGNLEWLDKNKSSFLIMWRRPEEWGKLIYQWVSRSGQNNSVFTLYELTNGEDTEDEEFHGLDEATLLRALQALQQEHKAEIITVSDGRGVKFF, from the exons ATGGCGATGAGTTTCGAGTGGCCGTGGCAGTATCGCTTCCCGCCCTTCTTTAC GTTGCAGCCGAACGTGGACACTCGGCAGAAGCAGCTGGCCGCCTGGTGCTCGCTGGTCCTGTCCTTCTGCCGCCTGCACAAACAGTCCAGCATGACGGTGATGGAAGCTCAAGAGAGTCCTCTCTTCAACAACGTGAAGCTACAAC GGAAGCTCCCTGTGGAATCAATCCAGGTTGTATTAGAGGAACTGAGGAAGAAAG GGAACCTCGAGTGGTTGGATAAGAACAAGTCTAGCTTCCTGATCATGTGGAGGAGGCCAGAAGAATGGGGGAAACTCATCTATCAGTGG gTTTCCAGGAGTGGACAGAACAATTCGGTGTTTACCCTGTATGAACTGACCAATGGGGAAGACACAGAGGATGAGG AGTTCCATGGCCTGGATGAGGCAACCCTACTGCGGGCTCTGCAGGCCCTACAGCAGGAGCACAAGGCCGAGATCATCACCGTCAGCGATGGCCGTGGTGTCAAGTTCTTCTAG
- the RAMP2 gene encoding receptor activity-modifying protein 2, which yields MASLRAERAPGGPRLPATRAGRPAALRLLLLLGAVLKPQESLAQPFPTQDDLKSEGKTVEENYETKAQLCWLCYKDQMDSIEKDWCDWALISRPYSALQECLEQEAEEFGLGFPNPWAERIIFETHQIHFANCSLVQPTFSDPPEDVLLAMIITPICLIPFLVTLVVWRSKDSEAQA from the exons ATGGCCTCGCTCCGGGCGGAGCGCGCCCCCGGAGGCCCGCGGCTCCCCGCGACCCGCGCCGGGCGACCCGCAGCGCTCcgcctcctcctgctgctgggcG CCGTCCTGAAACCCCAGGAGTCCCTAGCTCAGCCTTTTCCCACCCAAGACGACTTAAAGTCAGAAG GAAAAACGGTGGAGGAGAACTATGAGACAAAAGCCCAACTTTGCTGGCTCTGTTATAAGGATCAGATGGATTCTATCGAAAAGGATTGGTGTGACTGGGCCCTGATTAGCAG gcctTATAGCGCCCTTCAAGAGTGCTTGGAACAGGAAGCAGAGGAGTTCGGCCTGGGCTTCCCCAATCCCTGGGCAGAACGGATCATCTTTGAGACTCACCAGATCCACTTTGCCAACTGCTCCCTGGTGCAGCCTACCTTCTCAGACCCCCCAGAGGATGTGCTCCTGGCCATGATCATAACCCCCATCTGCCTCATCCCCTTCCTCGTCACCCTTGTGGTGTGGAGGAGTAAAGACAGTGAAGCCCAGGCCTAG
- the EZH1 gene encoding histone-lysine N-methyltransferase EZH1 isoform X1: MDISNPPTSKCITYWKRKVKSEYMRLRQLKRLQANMGAKALYVANFAKVQEKTQILNEEWKKLRVQPVQLMKPVSGHPFLKKCTIESIFPGFASQHMLMRSLNTVALVPIMYSWSPLQQNFMVEDETVLCNIPYMGDEVKEEDETFIEELINNYDGKVHGEEEMIPGSVLISDAVFLELVDALNQYSDEEEEGHNDTSDGKQDDSKEDLPVTRKRKRHAIEGSKKSSKKQFPNDMIFSAIASMFPENGVPDDMKERYRELTEMSDPNALPPQCTPNIDGPNAKSVQREQSLHSFHTLFCRRCFKYDCFLHLICFSAFHATPNVYKRKNKEIKIEPEPCGTDCFLLLEGAKEYAMLHNPRSKCSGRRRRRHHVVSASCSNTSASAVAETKEGDSDRDTGNDWASSSSEANSRCQTPTKQKASPAPPQLCVVEAPLEPVEWTGAEESLFRVFHGTYFNNFCSIARLLGTKTCKQVFQFAVKESLILKLPTDELMNPSQKKKRKHRLWAAHCRKIQLKKDNSSTQVYNYQPCDHPDRPCDSTCPCIMTQNFCEKFCQCNPDCQNRFPGCRCKTQCNTKQCPCYLAVRECDPDLCLTCGASEHWDCKVVSCKNCSIQRGLKKHLLLAPSDVAGWGTFIKESVQKNEFISEYCGELISQDEADRRGKVYDKYMSSFLFNLNNDFVVDATRKGNKIRFANHSVNPNCYAKVVMVNGDHRIGIFAKRAIQAGEELFFDYRYSQADALKYVGIERETDVL, from the exons ATGGATATATCAAATCCCCCAACTTCCAAATGTATCACTTACtggaaaagaaaagttaaatctGAGTACATGCGCCTTCGACAACTTAAACGGCTCCAGGCGAATATGGGTGCAAAG GCTCTATATGTAGCAAATTTTGCAAAAGTTCAAGAAAAAACCCAGATCCTCAATGAAGAATGGAAGAAGCTTCGTGTCCAACCTGTTCAGTTGATGAAGCCTGTGAGTGGGCACCCTTTTCTCAAAAAG TGCACCATAGAGAGCATTTTCCCGGGATTTGCGAGCCAGCATATGTTAATGAGGTCTCTGAACACAGTTGCATTGGTTCCCATCATGTATTCCTGGTCTCCTCTCCAGCAGAACTTCATG GTAGAAGATGAGACAGTTCTGTGCAATATCCCCTACATGGGAGATGAGGTGAAAGAAGAAGATGAGACTTTCATTGAAGAGCTGATCAATAACTACGATGGCAAAGTCCACGGCGAAGAAG AGATGATCCCTGGATCTGTCCTAATTAGTGATGCCGTTTTCCTGGAGTTGGTAGATGCTTTGAATCAATACtcggatgaggaggaggaagggcacaACGACACCTCAGATGGAAAGCAAGATGACAGCAAAGAAGATCTGCCagtaacaagaaaaagaaaacgacATGCTATTGAAG GCAGCAAAAAGAGTTCCAAGAAGCAGTTCCCAAATGACATGATCTTCAGCGCGATTGCCTCAATGTTCCCTGAGAACGGTGTCCCAGATGACATGAAGGAGAG GTATCGAGAACTAACAGAGATGTCAGACCCCAATGCACTTCCCCCTCAGTGTACACCCAACATCGATGGCCCCAATGCCAAGTCTGTGCAGCGGGAGCAGTCTCTGCACTCCTTCCACACACTGTTCTGCCGGCGCTGCTTTAAATACGACTGCTTCCTTCACC TTATATGTTTTTCAGCTTTTCATGCCACCCCTAATGTGTATAAACgcaagaacaaagaaatcaagATTGAGCCAGAACCATGTGGTACAGACTGCTTCCTTTTGCTG GAAGGAGCAAAGGAGTACGCCATGCTCCACAACCCCCGCTCCAAGTGCTCAGGTCGTCGCCGGCGAAGGCACCACGTGGTCAGTGCTTCCTGCTCCAACACTTCAGCCTCTGCTGTGGCTGAGACTAAAGAAGGGGACAGTGACAGGGACACTGGCAATGATTGGGCCTCTAGTTCTTCAG AGGCTAACTCACGCTGTCAGACCCCCACAAAACAGAAGGCCAGTCCGGCCCCACCTCAACTATGTGTAGTGGAAGCACCCTTGGAGCCTGTGGAGTGGACTGGGGCTGAAGAATCTCTTTTTCGAGTCTTTCATGGCACCTACTTCAACAACTTCTGTTCAATAGCCAGGCTTCTGGGAACTAAGACGTGCAAGCAG GTCTTCCAGTTTGCAGTCAAAGAATCACTTATCCTGAAGCTGCCAACAGACGAGCTCATGAACCCCTcgcagaagaagaagagaaagcacaG GTTGTGGGCTGCACACTGCAGGAAAATCCAGCTGAAGAAAG ATAACTCTTCCACCCAAGTGTACAACTACCAACCCTGCGACCACCCGGACCGCCCCTGTGACAGCACCTGCCCCTGCATCATGACTCAGAATTTCTGTGAGAAGTTCTGCCAGTGCAACCCAGACT GTCAGAATCGCTTTCCTGGCTGTCGCTGTAAGACGCAGTGCAACACCAAGCAGTGTCCATGCTACCTGGCGGTGCGAGAGTGTGACCCTGACCTGTGTCTCACCTGTGGGGCCTCAGAGCACTGGGACTGCAAGGTGGTTTCCTGTAAGAACTGCAGCATCCAGCGTGGCCTCAAGAAG CACCTGCTGTTAGCCCCCTCAGATGTGGCCGGATGGGGCACCTTCATTAAGGAGTCTGTGCAGAAGAACGAATTCATTTCTGAATACTGTGGTGAG CTCATCTCTCAGGATGAGGCTGATCGACGAGGGAAGGTCTATGACAAATACATGTCCAGCTTCCTCTTCAATCTCAACAATG ATTTTGTAGTGGATGCTACCcggaaaggaaacaaaattcgGTTTGCAAACCATTCAGTGAACCCCAACTGTTATGCCAAAG TGGTCATGGTGAATGGAGATCATCGGATTGGGATCTTTGCCAAGAGGGCAATTCAGGCTGGTGAAGAGCTCTTCTTTGACTACAG GTACAGCCAAGCTGATGCCCTCAAGTACGTGGGGATCGAGAGGGAGACTGATGTCCTTTAG
- the EZH1 gene encoding histone-lysine N-methyltransferase EZH1 isoform X2, which yields MDISNPPTSKCITYWKRKVKSEYMRLRQLKRLQANMGAKALYVANFAKVQEKTQILNEEWKKLRVQPVQLMKPVSGHPFLKKCTIESIFPGFASQHMLMRSLNTVALVPIMYSWSPLQQNFMVEDETVLCNIPYMGDEVKEEDETFIEELINNYDGKVHGEEEMIPGSVLISDAVFLELVDALNQYSDEEEEGHNDTSDGKQDDSKEDLPVTRKRKRHAIEGSKKSSKKQFPNDMIFSAIASMFPENGVPDDMKERYRELTEMSDPNALPPQCTPNIDGPNAKSVQREQSLHSFHTLFCRRCFKYDCFLHPFHATPNVYKRKNKEIKIEPEPCGTDCFLLLEGAKEYAMLHNPRSKCSGRRRRRHHVVSASCSNTSASAVAETKEGDSDRDTGNDWASSSSEANSRCQTPTKQKASPAPPQLCVVEAPLEPVEWTGAEESLFRVFHGTYFNNFCSIARLLGTKTCKQVFQFAVKESLILKLPTDELMNPSQKKKRKHRLWAAHCRKIQLKKDNSSTQVYNYQPCDHPDRPCDSTCPCIMTQNFCEKFCQCNPDCQNRFPGCRCKTQCNTKQCPCYLAVRECDPDLCLTCGASEHWDCKVVSCKNCSIQRGLKKHLLLAPSDVAGWGTFIKESVQKNEFISEYCGELISQDEADRRGKVYDKYMSSFLFNLNNDFVVDATRKGNKIRFANHSVNPNCYAKVVMVNGDHRIGIFAKRAIQAGEELFFDYRYSQADALKYVGIERETDVL from the exons ATGGATATATCAAATCCCCCAACTTCCAAATGTATCACTTACtggaaaagaaaagttaaatctGAGTACATGCGCCTTCGACAACTTAAACGGCTCCAGGCGAATATGGGTGCAAAG GCTCTATATGTAGCAAATTTTGCAAAAGTTCAAGAAAAAACCCAGATCCTCAATGAAGAATGGAAGAAGCTTCGTGTCCAACCTGTTCAGTTGATGAAGCCTGTGAGTGGGCACCCTTTTCTCAAAAAG TGCACCATAGAGAGCATTTTCCCGGGATTTGCGAGCCAGCATATGTTAATGAGGTCTCTGAACACAGTTGCATTGGTTCCCATCATGTATTCCTGGTCTCCTCTCCAGCAGAACTTCATG GTAGAAGATGAGACAGTTCTGTGCAATATCCCCTACATGGGAGATGAGGTGAAAGAAGAAGATGAGACTTTCATTGAAGAGCTGATCAATAACTACGATGGCAAAGTCCACGGCGAAGAAG AGATGATCCCTGGATCTGTCCTAATTAGTGATGCCGTTTTCCTGGAGTTGGTAGATGCTTTGAATCAATACtcggatgaggaggaggaagggcacaACGACACCTCAGATGGAAAGCAAGATGACAGCAAAGAAGATCTGCCagtaacaagaaaaagaaaacgacATGCTATTGAAG GCAGCAAAAAGAGTTCCAAGAAGCAGTTCCCAAATGACATGATCTTCAGCGCGATTGCCTCAATGTTCCCTGAGAACGGTGTCCCAGATGACATGAAGGAGAG GTATCGAGAACTAACAGAGATGTCAGACCCCAATGCACTTCCCCCTCAGTGTACACCCAACATCGATGGCCCCAATGCCAAGTCTGTGCAGCGGGAGCAGTCTCTGCACTCCTTCCACACACTGTTCTGCCGGCGCTGCTTTAAATACGACTGCTTCCTTCACC CTTTTCATGCCACCCCTAATGTGTATAAACgcaagaacaaagaaatcaagATTGAGCCAGAACCATGTGGTACAGACTGCTTCCTTTTGCTG GAAGGAGCAAAGGAGTACGCCATGCTCCACAACCCCCGCTCCAAGTGCTCAGGTCGTCGCCGGCGAAGGCACCACGTGGTCAGTGCTTCCTGCTCCAACACTTCAGCCTCTGCTGTGGCTGAGACTAAAGAAGGGGACAGTGACAGGGACACTGGCAATGATTGGGCCTCTAGTTCTTCAG AGGCTAACTCACGCTGTCAGACCCCCACAAAACAGAAGGCCAGTCCGGCCCCACCTCAACTATGTGTAGTGGAAGCACCCTTGGAGCCTGTGGAGTGGACTGGGGCTGAAGAATCTCTTTTTCGAGTCTTTCATGGCACCTACTTCAACAACTTCTGTTCAATAGCCAGGCTTCTGGGAACTAAGACGTGCAAGCAG GTCTTCCAGTTTGCAGTCAAAGAATCACTTATCCTGAAGCTGCCAACAGACGAGCTCATGAACCCCTcgcagaagaagaagagaaagcacaG GTTGTGGGCTGCACACTGCAGGAAAATCCAGCTGAAGAAAG ATAACTCTTCCACCCAAGTGTACAACTACCAACCCTGCGACCACCCGGACCGCCCCTGTGACAGCACCTGCCCCTGCATCATGACTCAGAATTTCTGTGAGAAGTTCTGCCAGTGCAACCCAGACT GTCAGAATCGCTTTCCTGGCTGTCGCTGTAAGACGCAGTGCAACACCAAGCAGTGTCCATGCTACCTGGCGGTGCGAGAGTGTGACCCTGACCTGTGTCTCACCTGTGGGGCCTCAGAGCACTGGGACTGCAAGGTGGTTTCCTGTAAGAACTGCAGCATCCAGCGTGGCCTCAAGAAG CACCTGCTGTTAGCCCCCTCAGATGTGGCCGGATGGGGCACCTTCATTAAGGAGTCTGTGCAGAAGAACGAATTCATTTCTGAATACTGTGGTGAG CTCATCTCTCAGGATGAGGCTGATCGACGAGGGAAGGTCTATGACAAATACATGTCCAGCTTCCTCTTCAATCTCAACAATG ATTTTGTAGTGGATGCTACCcggaaaggaaacaaaattcgGTTTGCAAACCATTCAGTGAACCCCAACTGTTATGCCAAAG TGGTCATGGTGAATGGAGATCATCGGATTGGGATCTTTGCCAAGAGGGCAATTCAGGCTGGTGAAGAGCTCTTCTTTGACTACAG GTACAGCCAAGCTGATGCCCTCAAGTACGTGGGGATCGAGAGGGAGACTGATGTCCTTTAG